One window of Mucilaginibacter inviolabilis genomic DNA carries:
- a CDS encoding DUF6886 family protein — translation MNLSLDILKNNNRLFHISERAGINEFKPRLSPSYFAGITGDVVFAITENLLHNYLLPRDCPRVTYYASEKTTPADIDKFMGNTTAGHMIIVESSWYEVIASTTLFCYELPTETFSLIDECAGYYISYQPVIPLAVRPVVNIIPAILSRNIELRFAPSLTEIARAVSLSSLNFSLIRMRNAQH, via the coding sequence ATGAATTTGAGTCTGGATATTTTAAAAAATAATAACCGGCTTTTTCACATAAGTGAACGAGCCGGTATAAACGAATTTAAACCCAGGCTTTCCCCTTCATATTTTGCCGGAATAACCGGAGATGTGGTCTTTGCCATAACTGAAAACCTATTACATAATTATTTACTTCCTAGGGATTGCCCGAGGGTAACTTATTATGCATCAGAAAAAACAACACCTGCCGATATCGATAAATTTATGGGTAATACAACTGCAGGTCATATGATAATAGTAGAATCGAGCTGGTACGAGGTTATTGCATCCACTACTTTATTTTGTTATGAACTTCCAACCGAAACTTTTTCTTTGATAGATGAATGTGCAGGTTATTACATATCGTATCAGCCGGTTATTCCTTTAGCAGTAAGGCCGGTAGTAAATATTATTCCAGCCATACTTAGCCGTAACATTGAATTACGTTTCGCGCCCTCGTTAACCGAAATTGCGAGGGCTGTAAGCTTATCCAGCCTTAATTTCTCGCTTATCAGGATGCGTAATGCCCAACATTAA
- a CDS encoding HD domain-containing protein, with protein MEQQRIYDTVERIFSLYEAHGAQEYGERVSMLMHMMQCAQLAQAAGEDDEIVLAAFFHDIGHFFENEEKMGIYGTQNHDDLGGKCLMDMGFPQRMANLVSSHVIAKKYLVYAEPAYYNELSEASKKTLEFQGGKMTPEEAAEFEKDPLAPMYVKIRKWDDLGKDTDKPVLASDIQQMKDMTYSYLLKLQS; from the coding sequence ATGGAACAACAACGGATATACGATACTGTAGAGCGCATATTTAGCCTATATGAAGCTCATGGAGCACAGGAATATGGCGAACGGGTGAGTATGCTCATGCATATGATGCAATGCGCTCAATTAGCTCAGGCAGCTGGCGAAGACGATGAGATTGTACTGGCTGCATTCTTTCATGATATTGGTCATTTTTTCGAAAATGAGGAAAAAATGGGCATATACGGAACGCAAAATCACGACGACCTGGGCGGTAAATGCCTTATGGATATGGGTTTCCCACAAAGAATGGCCAACCTGGTATCAAGCCATGTTATTGCTAAAAAATACCTCGTTTATGCCGAGCCTGCTTATTATAATGAGCTATCTGAAGCAAGCAAAAAAACACTTGAATTTCAAGGAGGTAAGATGACACCGGAAGAAGCTGCAGAATTTGAAAAGGATCCTCTGGCTCCCATGTATGTTAAAATACGCAAATGGGACGATTTGGGGAAAGATACTGATAAGCCCGTACTTGCCTCAGACATTCAGCAAATGAAGGACATGACCTACAGTTACCTGCTGAAGCTACAGTCATAA
- a CDS encoding SusD/RagB family nutrient-binding outer membrane lipoprotein: protein MKIRSIIATALVLLTGLASFTGCQKGDLVNNPNVANAGSLTPLPLLLNHLTATLIKSSEFPFADANKYDQYDIANYAYYRGTNNYSTGFTNTIDSYDIFKYALALQQQSITQLNSKTNVYYAIGQFFEAYAGIWLTQRVGDIPFSSVNGSTTNLTPKYDTQHDVYKACLLLLDSANNTINNLYSSPNPTYKLTPSALLSPTGDIFGLTNQQWQKVINTYKLRVLISLSKRAVDNADLNVIPQFTTIINNPAQYPIMTGNVDNLVYKFNTASNPYSLFTLGFNPYNNFANVGSTYLNITTATKDPRTFVVASPAPAQITAGKSLSDFTAYVGADPDLAQSDLLARASAGPDNTNNAYSFSNFNRYYVDKSGATQEPFVFIGYPEMCFSIAEAINRGWISGASATWYTNGINASLALYGITDGKALTINYPVKVGTNAQGNVWGTVTADVATFLTTVKYKGDNADGLAQILTQKYVALNNNSGWEGYYNYRRTGIPAFAQGGVGIGTPNNLIPRRFLYPQNEVTYNAANNQAAVSSQFGGTDDISKDTWLTK from the coding sequence ATGAAAATAAGATCAATAATTGCCACAGCCTTAGTTTTATTAACCGGCCTGGCGTCTTTTACCGGTTGCCAGAAAGGCGATCTGGTTAATAACCCAAACGTAGCGAATGCAGGATCATTAACTCCTCTGCCTTTATTATTAAATCACCTTACCGCAACTCTGATCAAATCAAGCGAATTTCCTTTTGCCGATGCTAATAAATATGATCAGTACGATATAGCGAACTATGCTTACTACCGCGGAACCAATAATTATAGCACAGGTTTTACTAATACAATTGACAGCTATGATATTTTTAAGTACGCTCTTGCTTTACAACAACAGTCAATTACCCAGCTAAATAGTAAAACAAACGTGTATTATGCTATCGGCCAGTTTTTTGAAGCTTACGCGGGAATCTGGTTAACTCAAAGGGTAGGTGATATCCCGTTTTCAAGTGTAAACGGCAGTACTACTAATTTAACACCTAAGTATGATACCCAACACGATGTCTACAAAGCCTGTTTATTATTGCTTGATAGCGCTAATAATACGATCAATAATTTATATTCGTCGCCAAACCCTACTTATAAGTTAACACCATCAGCGTTGTTGAGCCCAACCGGAGATATTTTTGGGTTAACAAATCAACAATGGCAAAAGGTAATCAATACGTATAAACTAAGGGTTTTAATCAGCTTAAGCAAACGTGCTGTTGATAATGCAGATTTGAATGTTATCCCCCAATTTACAACGATTATCAATAACCCGGCCCAATATCCTATTATGACCGGCAACGTAGATAACCTGGTTTATAAGTTTAACACGGCATCAAACCCGTACTCATTATTTACATTAGGCTTTAACCCGTATAACAACTTTGCCAACGTAGGATCTACCTATCTTAACATTACTACGGCAACAAAAGATCCGAGAACATTTGTTGTAGCATCTCCGGCTCCTGCGCAAATTACAGCCGGTAAATCTTTAAGCGATTTTACTGCCTATGTTGGTGCTGATCCTGATTTAGCACAGTCTGATCTTTTAGCAAGAGCATCCGCAGGTCCTGATAATACCAATAATGCCTATTCCTTTTCAAATTTTAATCGTTACTATGTAGATAAATCTGGTGCAACCCAGGAGCCATTTGTATTTATCGGCTATCCTGAAATGTGCTTTAGCATTGCAGAGGCCATAAACCGCGGATGGATCAGTGGAGCCTCGGCTACCTGGTATACTAATGGTATTAATGCATCACTTGCTTTATACGGCATAACTGATGGCAAGGCACTAACTATCAATTATCCTGTAAAAGTGGGTACTAATGCCCAGGGAAATGTTTGGGGTACAGTTACCGCCGATGTTGCCACTTTTTTAACTACCGTAAAATATAAAGGTGATAATGCCGATGGCCTTGCACAAATATTGACGCAAAAATATGTTGCCTTAAATAACAACTCCGGATGGGAAGGTTATTATAATTATCGCCGAACCGGGATCCCTGCTTTTGCACAGGGTGGGGTAGGTATAGGAACACCTAATAATTTAATTCCACGCAGGTTTTTATATCCTCAAAATGAGGTTACTTACAATGCAGCTAACAACCAGGCTGCCGTTTCATCGCAATTTGGCGGTACCGACGATATCAGCAAGGATACCTGGTTAACTAAGTAA
- a CDS encoding amidohydrolase — MNIRNITTCFLLLSSAVTGLKAQQADLVLLNGKVITLQHKGDRSQAVAIKGGNIIAVGTNAAIKKYIGTHTQTVQLNGQTVIPGFNDVHQHPAPVYAFEEPYATLELDTVSSMKNLISLLKRKAAITPKGMLIRGVGYNETQLGGQPIRDSLDKASTEHPIIISHVSGHLSAANSFLMNINGIDESTKDPAGGAFERYKGSDKPDGICKEAAAGYLHHSKNIQYPPQPTPEQEMAGYRLYFNKVLASGLTSIGDAWTTPEKVGVYRKLVAEGFPMRFNLIIGFDYLDQVLSGKIPQMNTDYLRISTIKVFHGNSLSGKTCWLYQPYDMINPITGKKDYYGIPPARSQAGLDSLFFTIHHAGWQIACHSNGDREIDMVISAIENAQKIDPRPDPRHRIEHCSLTNQGILDHIKKDGIIPVFHCYMYELGEKMQVYGPERISMLHPTKTAMDMGIIYALHSDAPISPYPAMIRLGSAVTRKTKEGVVIGANQRIDAEDAIKAYTYGGAYTTFEENKKGKIQSGQFADLVVLDADPTAINPDKIRDIKVNMTLVGGKIVYKR; from the coding sequence ATGAATATAAGAAATATAACAACCTGTTTTTTGCTGCTATCATCGGCTGTTACCGGGCTTAAAGCACAACAAGCTGATCTGGTATTACTAAACGGAAAGGTTATCACACTGCAGCACAAAGGCGACCGCTCACAAGCTGTCGCTATTAAGGGCGGTAATATAATAGCCGTTGGTACCAATGCCGCTATAAAAAAATATATTGGCACGCATACACAAACTGTGCAGCTGAATGGCCAAACAGTTATACCCGGATTTAATGATGTGCACCAGCATCCGGCGCCCGTTTACGCATTTGAAGAACCTTATGCTACACTGGAGCTTGATACGGTTAGCTCTATGAAAAACCTGATCAGTTTGCTTAAGAGGAAGGCTGCTATTACGCCAAAAGGAATGCTGATACGCGGTGTGGGGTATAATGAAACTCAATTAGGCGGTCAACCCATCAGAGATAGTTTGGATAAAGCTTCAACAGAACATCCTATCATTATAAGCCATGTAAGCGGTCATCTTTCGGCTGCTAATTCCTTTTTGATGAATATCAATGGTATAGATGAAAGCACCAAAGACCCTGCCGGTGGAGCTTTTGAACGATATAAAGGTTCTGATAAACCTGATGGTATTTGCAAAGAAGCAGCAGCAGGGTATTTGCACCATTCCAAAAATATTCAATATCCACCTCAGCCAACTCCCGAACAGGAAATGGCCGGTTACCGTTTATATTTTAACAAAGTACTTGCCAGTGGCTTAACCAGTATTGGTGATGCATGGACTACACCCGAAAAGGTGGGTGTTTACCGTAAGCTTGTAGCCGAGGGTTTCCCGATGCGTTTTAACCTGATTATAGGGTTTGATTACCTGGATCAGGTATTGAGCGGCAAAATACCACAGATGAATACCGACTATTTGCGGATATCAACCATCAAGGTTTTTCATGGCAATTCCTTAAGTGGCAAAACCTGCTGGCTATATCAGCCTTATGATATGATAAACCCGATTACCGGAAAAAAAGATTATTATGGTATACCACCCGCCCGTAGTCAGGCTGGTTTGGATAGTTTGTTTTTTACGATCCACCATGCCGGCTGGCAGATAGCTTGTCACTCCAATGGCGACAGGGAGATAGATATGGTAATCTCCGCGATTGAAAATGCGCAGAAGATTGATCCGCGCCCCGATCCGCGCCACCGGATAGAACATTGCAGCCTTACCAACCAGGGTATACTTGACCATATTAAAAAAGATGGCATCATACCTGTTTTCCATTGTTATATGTATGAGCTTGGCGAAAAAATGCAGGTTTATGGCCCTGAACGAATAAGTATGCTGCACCCTACTAAAACAGCAATGGATATGGGAATTATTTATGCTTTGCATTCAGATGCACCAATATCTCCTTATCCGGCCATGATACGGCTTGGAAGCGCTGTTACCCGCAAAACAAAAGAAGGGGTTGTTATTGGTGCTAATCAACGTATTGATGCGGAAGACGCCATCAAAGCATACACTTATGGTGGTGCTTATACTACTTTTGAGGAAAACAAAAAGGGAAAAATACAGAGCGGGCAATTTGCTGATCTGGTAGTGCTTGACGCCGATCCTACAGCTATAAATCCGGATAAAATTCGTGATATTAAAGTAAATATGACTTTGGTTGGAGGTAAGATCGTTTACAAACGCTAA
- a CDS encoding DUF5690 family protein — MQFQPNSKRLQKVFANPAWSLIAAFGTYFCMYGYRKPYTAAAFADVGLWGLSYKFGMIIAQTIGYVLAKWIGIKFVSEIKPEKRIGAILTLIGFAEVMLLFFAMIPRPWNLACMLLNGLPLGVIFGLVLSFLEGRKQTEFLIAGLCASFILSDGVSKSVGALLLTVGVGENWMPFVAGLVFLLPLLLFITMLACVPRPTIADVNTRSARDPMTATDRWYFFNKYAPGLIAIVAIYLFVTLLRSVRADFAVELWEGLGYHQTPALFTQSELFVLLGVIVITGFAVLIPDHYKAFQFSLLTSLTGFVVLLASVLGLQSGLGKFPFIVLIGLGVYMPYVAVHAVVFERLIAITRERANVGFLMYIVDSVGYTGYIGLMFLRYLVPSNYSILSIFLKICVYLGIAGVLIITFCYLYFKTKLKTNEERVNQLSIGQSSNI, encoded by the coding sequence ATGCAATTTCAACCTAACTCCAAACGTCTGCAAAAAGTGTTTGCAAATCCCGCCTGGTCATTGATCGCGGCATTTGGTACCTATTTTTGTATGTATGGATACCGAAAACCTTATACGGCGGCAGCTTTTGCCGATGTTGGTTTATGGGGCTTAAGTTATAAGTTCGGAATGATCATTGCCCAAACGATAGGCTATGTGTTGGCGAAATGGATAGGTATCAAATTCGTTTCGGAAATTAAGCCAGAAAAACGCATCGGAGCAATCCTTACGCTGATTGGATTTGCAGAGGTTATGCTGCTGTTTTTTGCTATGATACCACGTCCCTGGAATTTGGCATGTATGTTATTGAATGGTCTTCCACTAGGGGTAATATTTGGTTTGGTACTGAGCTTTTTAGAAGGGCGCAAGCAAACAGAGTTTCTGATTGCCGGGCTTTGTGCAAGTTTTATTTTGTCAGATGGCGTATCCAAGTCGGTAGGAGCCTTGTTATTAACGGTTGGTGTTGGTGAAAACTGGATGCCGTTTGTTGCTGGTCTGGTATTTTTGTTGCCCCTGCTATTGTTTATCACTATGCTGGCCTGTGTGCCACGACCAACTATTGCCGATGTTAACACCCGTTCGGCAAGGGACCCAATGACGGCTACCGATCGTTGGTACTTTTTTAATAAATACGCGCCAGGTTTAATAGCCATTGTAGCTATTTATCTGTTTGTTACTTTGTTGCGTAGTGTAAGAGCAGATTTTGCCGTTGAGCTATGGGAAGGTTTGGGTTATCATCAAACGCCTGCCTTGTTTACCCAATCGGAGCTGTTTGTTTTATTAGGTGTTATCGTTATTACTGGTTTTGCTGTTTTAATCCCCGATCATTACAAAGCCTTCCAGTTTTCCTTACTTACCAGTTTAACAGGCTTTGTGGTTTTGCTTGCCTCTGTATTAGGTTTACAGAGCGGACTTGGTAAATTCCCTTTCATTGTACTGATTGGTCTTGGTGTTTATATGCCCTATGTAGCAGTTCATGCTGTTGTATTTGAACGCCTTATTGCTATCACCAGGGAGCGGGCAAATGTTGGATTTTTAATGTACATAGTCGATTCTGTTGGCTATACAGGTTACATTGGTTTGATGTTCCTGAGATACCTGGTACCTTCTAATTATTCCATATTATCTATCTTTTTAAAGATCTGCGTTTATCTTGGAATAGCTGGTGTGCTGATCATTACATTTTGTTACTTATATTTTAAAACCAAACTAAAAACAAATGAAGAACGAGTTAACCAGCTTTCCATCGGGCAAAGCAGCAATATTTAA
- a CDS encoding zinc-binding dehydrogenase — MKNELTSFPSGKAAIFNGTGIPFEFIEKDVPQLKDGEILVKNLYTTLCGSDIHTYCGHRIEPAQVVLGHEIVGEILSMSEADIVNDFRGEPIKVGDRITWSIFAVPAGIEAPRPDMPQKSDHLYKYGHTLASENNIFSGGLADYCVLQPNTAFIKISSSVPVKVAATISCAHSTVMGALRVAEQIENKRVIVFGAGLLGLSCVAMCKEAGAQWIGLIDNDQARLQWGSKFGADEAYLSITEDHAGDLPWPEADVVFDMTGNPGAMKIGIDSLALGGCAVWIGAVFPAKPVQVDAQKIVRKLLQIRGLHNYNYDDFVNATRFIEDNYSKYPFEDLIEKEYSLNDIEAAFKYASESKPVRVGIKIS, encoded by the coding sequence ATGAAGAACGAGTTAACCAGCTTTCCATCGGGCAAAGCAGCAATATTTAACGGTACCGGTATCCCGTTTGAATTTATTGAAAAGGATGTGCCTCAGCTTAAAGATGGTGAAATCCTGGTTAAAAATCTGTATACAACGCTGTGTGGCAGTGATATTCATACCTATTGCGGACACAGAATTGAACCGGCACAGGTAGTTTTAGGACATGAAATTGTAGGCGAAATATTGAGCATGAGTGAGGCCGATATTGTTAATGATTTCAGAGGTGAACCCATAAAAGTAGGCGACAGGATAACATGGTCTATTTTTGCTGTGCCTGCAGGTATAGAAGCACCAAGGCCCGATATGCCTCAAAAAAGTGATCATTTGTACAAATATGGGCATACACTCGCTTCAGAAAATAATATATTCAGTGGCGGACTGGCTGATTATTGTGTACTGCAGCCTAACACTGCTTTTATTAAAATTTCTTCTTCTGTACCTGTTAAAGTAGCGGCAACTATAAGTTGTGCGCACTCAACAGTTATGGGTGCATTGCGTGTAGCGGAACAAATTGAAAACAAAAGAGTGATTGTTTTTGGTGCTGGCTTACTTGGGCTGTCATGCGTAGCTATGTGTAAAGAAGCAGGAGCTCAATGGATCGGTTTAATTGACAATGATCAAGCCCGGTTGCAATGGGGAAGTAAATTTGGCGCGGATGAGGCTTATCTCTCCATAACTGAAGACCACGCCGGCGATTTACCCTGGCCGGAAGCTGATGTGGTTTTTGACATGACCGGAAATCCCGGAGCAATGAAAATAGGTATTGATTCCTTAGCGCTTGGAGGATGTGCGGTTTGGATTGGTGCTGTTTTTCCGGCAAAGCCGGTGCAGGTTGATGCACAAAAAATAGTTCGTAAACTATTGCAGATCCGTGGCTTGCATAATTATAATTATGATGATTTTGTAAATGCTACCAGGTTTATCGAAGATAATTACTCGAAATATCCTTTTGAAGATTTGATAGAAAAAGAATATTCACTGAATGATATTGAAGCAGCTTTCAAATATGCCAGTGAAAGCAAACCGGTAAGGGTGGGTATTAAAATAAGTTAA
- a CDS encoding HAD-IA family hydrolase, giving the protein MNSTIKMVVFDMAGTVVNEDNVVYKTLQKAINEAGYNFTLDEVLAQGAGKEKLQAIKSILSVYAKNDDEALADSIFTNFMAQLKDAYAELNVLPQDNAAELFAALKERKILTVFNTGYNRATAQSLVDKLGWKKGVEFDSLVTATDVSENRPNPDMILFAMQQFGITNGNEVVKVGDSIIDIEEGRNAGCIYSIGITTGAHTFEQLQSAKPDYIIGNLLELLPVLDDHISK; this is encoded by the coding sequence ATGAATAGTACAATTAAAATGGTTGTTTTTGATATGGCCGGTACAGTAGTAAACGAAGACAATGTTGTTTATAAAACGCTGCAAAAAGCCATAAATGAAGCAGGATATAATTTCACTTTAGATGAAGTATTAGCACAAGGAGCAGGTAAAGAAAAATTACAGGCTATCAAAAGCATTTTAAGTGTTTATGCCAAAAATGATGATGAGGCACTTGCCGATAGCATTTTTACAAATTTCATGGCTCAGCTTAAAGATGCTTATGCTGAATTGAATGTTTTACCACAGGATAACGCAGCTGAATTGTTTGCGGCCTTAAAAGAAAGGAAAATACTGACAGTATTTAACACTGGCTACAATAGAGCAACGGCTCAATCACTTGTTGATAAATTGGGCTGGAAAAAGGGCGTTGAATTTGATAGTCTGGTAACTGCTACAGACGTATCTGAAAACAGGCCTAATCCTGATATGATATTATTTGCAATGCAGCAGTTTGGAATTACAAACGGTAATGAAGTTGTTAAGGTGGGTGATTCTATTATTGACATTGAAGAAGGCAGGAATGCAGGCTGTATCTACAGCATTGGTATCACTACCGGTGCACATACATTTGAACAGTTACAATCAGCTAAGCCAGATTATATAATTGGTAACCTTCTGGAGCTGTTGCCTGTTTTAGATGATCATATATCGAAATAA
- a CDS encoding tyrosine-protein phosphatase: MKKYFLSIIFMGVLSVSQAQVADSVKRHVVLQGASNFRDLGGYTTADGHHVKWGQIYRSADMSKLTDADLAVLKERKITYDVDLRGTQESAQAPDRINPGTDYILSPAGSDNMDWIKTITKLKGNQGDSVMNMYYGNTRFLAERYKIFFDKLLKLPNDNSLVFHCTAGKDRTGIGAALLLYSLGVPYDTIVDDYLASNYYRRADNVKMVNQMVKYAHIDEEVAKNMAGVKKEFLDTTFKAITSQYGSVDNFLKTQIGLDDQKIGLLKKKFLE; this comes from the coding sequence ATGAAAAAATATTTTTTATCGATCATCTTCATGGGTGTTTTATCTGTATCGCAGGCGCAAGTAGCAGATAGTGTTAAAAGGCATGTCGTTTTACAGGGGGCTTCTAATTTTCGCGATCTGGGCGGATATACTACAGCCGACGGGCATCATGTAAAATGGGGACAAATATACCGTAGCGCCGATATGAGTAAATTAACAGATGCTGATCTGGCTGTTTTAAAAGAACGGAAGATTACCTATGATGTTGACCTTAGAGGAACCCAGGAATCGGCACAGGCACCTGATCGTATTAACCCGGGTACAGATTATATCCTAAGTCCAGCAGGCAGCGATAATATGGACTGGATAAAAACTATAACTAAGCTAAAAGGCAATCAGGGCGACTCTGTGATGAATATGTATTACGGCAATACCCGATTTTTGGCCGAGCGTTATAAAATATTTTTTGATAAACTGCTTAAACTGCCAAATGATAATAGCCTGGTATTTCATTGCACCGCAGGTAAAGATCGTACGGGTATAGGAGCAGCCCTGTTGTTATACAGTTTGGGTGTGCCTTATGACACGATAGTAGATGATTATCTGGCCTCGAATTACTATCGCCGTGCTGATAACGTTAAAATGGTAAATCAGATGGTAAAATACGCGCATATTGATGAAGAGGTAGCTAAAAATATGGCAGGTGTAAAAAAAGAATTCCTGGATACCACTTTTAAGGCTATAACCAGTCAATATGGCTCTGTTGATAATTTCTTAAAAACGCAAATTGGCCTTGATGATCAAAAGATAGGATTACTAAAAAAGAAATTTTTAGAATAA
- a CDS encoding DUF5690 family protein has translation MKKTSPIKTKFTQLPQAYTAVLCAMATFCIYVCTYAFRKGFTAGTYLESPLLGIDFKVWLVMAQVAGYALSKFIGIKFISEIQPKGRARAIIVLLLIAWFAMFGFAIIPAPYNIICLFINGIPLGLIWGLIFTYIEGRKSAEFIGAVLCTSFIFSSGVIKTIGRFMMAHGHISEKWMPFMVGALFVLPLLFFVYLLEQVPPPTAEDIKQRTKRLPMTAGERKAFVNYFLPGLVFNISIYVLLTVMRDFRDNFEVEIWSDFGYKNNPAIYSQVDIPISIVVLILMSLIILVKQNFKAFTLAHSSIGFGFLLIGISAWAFIGGTIHGLAYMYIVTLGLYLAYVPYSIIFFERLIATFKYKSNVGFMIYLADSTGYLGSVCILLFKQFGHTHLSWGNFFVHGAGLVSIIGMAGISLSYIYFYRKKMEAIPKTVGSSVILNQPTAQLGNVE, from the coding sequence ATGAAAAAAACAAGCCCGATTAAAACTAAGTTCACGCAACTGCCACAGGCCTATACTGCGGTATTATGCGCAATGGCTACGTTTTGTATTTACGTATGTACTTATGCATTTCGTAAAGGTTTCACAGCGGGCACTTATCTGGAATCGCCATTATTGGGGATCGATTTTAAGGTGTGGTTGGTGATGGCACAGGTTGCCGGTTATGCGTTGAGTAAATTCATCGGCATTAAATTTATTTCAGAAATACAACCAAAAGGCAGAGCCAGGGCCATTATTGTTTTATTGCTGATAGCCTGGTTCGCGATGTTTGGTTTTGCCATCATTCCGGCCCCATATAATATCATTTGTCTATTCATTAATGGAATACCTTTAGGACTTATCTGGGGACTAATTTTCACCTACATAGAAGGAAGAAAAAGCGCAGAATTTATTGGCGCTGTTTTATGCACCAGCTTCATTTTCTCATCTGGAGTTATTAAAACCATCGGACGTTTTATGATGGCCCATGGGCACATATCCGAAAAATGGATGCCATTTATGGTAGGGGCTTTATTTGTATTACCCCTTTTGTTTTTTGTTTATCTGCTAGAGCAGGTACCTCCGCCAACGGCAGAGGATATCAAACAAAGAACCAAGCGCTTGCCTATGACAGCCGGAGAACGCAAAGCTTTTGTAAACTATTTTCTGCCCGGCCTGGTCTTTAATATCTCCATTTATGTTTTGCTGACTGTAATGCGCGATTTCAGGGATAATTTTGAGGTAGAGATCTGGTCAGATTTTGGTTATAAAAACAACCCGGCCATCTATAGTCAAGTTGATATCCCCATTTCTATCGTTGTATTGATATTGATGTCGCTCATTATATTAGTAAAGCAAAATTTCAAGGCATTTACACTTGCCCACAGTAGTATAGGTTTTGGATTTTTGCTTATAGGTATTAGTGCATGGGCATTTATTGGCGGAACGATCCATGGCTTGGCTTATATGTATATAGTTACCTTGGGACTGTACCTGGCTTATGTGCCTTATTCTATTATTTTCTTCGAGCGGTTAATCGCCACATTTAAATACAAGAGTAATGTAGGTTTTATGATCTATCTGGCCGATTCTACAGGATACCTGGGCAGCGTTTGTATCTTGCTATTCAAACAATTTGGTCATACCCATTTATCATGGGGTAATTTCTTTGTGCACGGCGCAGGCCTGGTAAGCATTATTGGTATGGCAGGGATAAGCTTGTCCTATATTTACTTTTACAGAAAAAAGATGGAGGCTATACCAAAAACAGTGGGCTCTTCAGTTATACTGAATCAGCCCACTGCACAACTTGGTAATGTTGAATAG